One bacterium genomic region harbors:
- the trpS gene encoding tryptophan--tRNA ligase, whose amino-acid sequence MKKGRLLTGDRPTGKLHLGHYVGTLANRVRLQDEYDCFFLLADYHILTTRLDHLEDIEENIREIVLDYLSVGIDPERSTIVLQSAVPQISELQLIFSMLVPVPRLQRVPTLKEQMRDLHIKQPSAGLLGYPVLQAADILSVRGEIVPVGKDQASHLELTREIARRFNELFAPVFPEPETLIGEVGTLPGTDGKAKMSKSVGNAIYLADDADTVTQRVMRMYTDPNRIHPTDPGTVEGNPVFTYHDAFNADRAEVEDLKERYEAGRVGDVEVKKRLARALNTFLDPIRERRAGFAARAGYVEEIITDGTRRAREIAGETLERAREAMKLAYYR is encoded by the coding sequence ATGAAGAAGGGACGTCTGCTGACCGGGGATCGTCCCACAGGGAAGCTCCACCTGGGGCACTACGTCGGCACGCTCGCCAACCGCGTGCGGCTGCAGGACGAGTACGACTGCTTCTTCCTGCTCGCCGACTACCACATCCTGACCACCCGGCTGGACCACCTGGAGGATATCGAGGAGAACATCCGCGAGATCGTGCTCGACTACCTAAGCGTAGGGATTGATCCCGAGCGGTCCACGATCGTTCTTCAATCGGCCGTCCCGCAGATCTCGGAGCTGCAGTTGATCTTCTCGATGCTGGTGCCCGTGCCGCGCCTGCAGCGCGTGCCGACGCTGAAGGAGCAGATGCGCGATCTCCACATCAAGCAGCCTTCGGCCGGGCTGCTCGGCTATCCGGTGCTGCAGGCGGCGGACATCCTGAGCGTGCGCGGCGAGATAGTCCCGGTGGGCAAGGACCAGGCCTCGCACCTCGAGCTGACCCGCGAGATCGCGCGCCGGTTCAACGAGCTGTTCGCGCCGGTGTTCCCCGAACCCGAGACCCTCATCGGCGAGGTCGGCACGCTGCCCGGCACCGACGGCAAGGCCAAGATGAGCAAGTCGGTGGGCAACGCAATCTACCTCGCGGATGATGCCGATACCGTAACACAGCGGGTGATGCGCATGTACACCGACCCGAATCGGATCCACCCGACCGATCCGGGTACCGTCGAAGGCAACCCGGTGTTCACCTATCACGATGCGTTCAACGCCGATCGGGCCGAGGTGGAGGATCTGAAGGAGCGCTACGAGGCCGGCCGGGTCGGCGATGTTGAGGTAAAGAAGCGGCTGGCCCGCGCACTGAACACCTTCCTCGACCCGATCCGCGAGCGGCGCGCCGGATTCGCGGCGCGGGCCGGGTACGTCGAGGAGATCATCACCGATGGCACCCGGCGGGCGCGCGAGATCGCGGGCGAGACGCTCGAGCGCGCGCGGGAAGCGATGAAGCTGGCGTACTATCGCTGA
- a CDS encoding ABC transporter permease — MLRYLASRLMQGSVVILLVSIGTFSMMHLIPGDPVDLMVGEAQVTQEQLDMIRKKWGFDRPVHEQYFTWVVNMARGDFGQSVVRTGVPVRNMISEAAVVTAKLNLLAFFISIALAIPLGVVAAVRRYSGFDYAIMVSSTLGLALPNFWIGLMLIVLFSLLLGWLPPFGLPSWQGYVMPVAVIVANQTALLARMMRASTIEGIGEDYVRTARAKGLSEGIVVSRHVVRNALLPVVTVIGYRIAFLLSGTIVIENVFALPGLGQLFIESVNRVDYQVVQAIVFVLSVLVVLGNLITDLVYGYIDPRIRIG; from the coding sequence ATGCTGAGATACCTGGCATCGCGCCTGATGCAGGGCTCCGTCGTGATCCTCCTGGTCAGCATCGGAACGTTCTCCATGATGCACTTGATCCCCGGGGATCCGGTGGACCTGATGGTGGGCGAAGCCCAAGTCACCCAGGAACAGCTCGACATGATCCGCAAGAAGTGGGGGTTCGACCGGCCGGTCCACGAACAGTACTTCACCTGGGTCGTGAACATGGCGCGCGGTGACTTCGGCCAGTCGGTCGTACGCACGGGCGTCCCAGTGCGCAACATGATAAGCGAAGCCGCCGTCGTCACCGCCAAGCTCAACCTGCTGGCGTTCTTCATCTCCATAGCACTCGCCATCCCGTTGGGGGTCGTGGCGGCCGTCAGGCGCTACTCCGGGTTTGACTACGCCATTATGGTGTCCTCAACGCTCGGCCTGGCCCTGCCCAACTTCTGGATAGGCCTGATGCTGATCGTCCTGTTCTCGCTGCTGCTGGGCTGGCTGCCGCCGTTCGGGCTGCCGTCGTGGCAGGGATATGTCATGCCCGTGGCGGTGATCGTGGCGAACCAGACGGCGCTGCTGGCAAGGATGATGCGAGCCTCGACCATTGAGGGCATCGGAGAGGACTACGTCCGCACGGCGCGCGCCAAGGGCCTTTCGGAAGGAATAGTGGTCTCCAGGCACGTGGTGCGCAACGCCCTGCTTCCGGTCGTCACCGTAATCGGCTACCGCATTGCCTTCCTCCTGAGCGGCACGATCGTGATCGAGAACGTGTTTGCGCTCCCAGGGCTCGGCCAGTTGTTCATCGAGTCGGTGAACCGCGTGGACTACCAGGTCGTCCAGGCAATCGTCTTTGTGCTCAGCGTGCTGGTGGTGCTTGGGAACCTGATTACCGATCTGGTCTACGGCTATATCGACCCACGGATACGTATCGGGTGA
- a CDS encoding ABC transporter substrate-binding protein, whose amino-acid sequence MRGMRVVLALTLAGLLGTVASGWAQPPAPQRGGTLTVAISADPPALDIHSTTAYLTEIVAWHVFEPLFTYDKNFRIIPMLAEGYKVGDGGKEYTITLRSNVRFHNGRVMTPRDVVASLQRWVKMAVVAVPFFRDDIEAIEARGASTVVIRLKQPSGILIAALAQPIQLAGIYQQAVADAAGTKRITELSELIGTGPFKFTRWVPGQAIELERFDGYSARAGSPDGYGGQKVAYADKLRFVIVPDVQTRINGVMTGQYDYAESITPDAYGDLRNNPKVRTLILKPYGQPMAVFNKRRGLFTDRRMRQAFLAALDMSKIMAGTFGNPLMFRVDGSLMFKESPWYSREGLGPYNRRDLATARRLLAEAGYRGQPVRWITSAAFDWAYKPALIASQQLEEAGFNMDLQVLDWATVLSRRANPDLYEVFSTSFIFSPGVDPPIQPVIIGPTWPGWWTTEEKDRLIGRLIREPDPAARKRLWEDVQRLYWEDVPGIKFGDFFNLAIARPGVQGLATRPDLFFWNVWIAP is encoded by the coding sequence ATGAGAGGCATGCGAGTGGTTCTTGCTCTTACGCTCGCCGGGTTGCTCGGGACCGTCGCAAGCGGCTGGGCCCAGCCCCCGGCCCCGCAGCGCGGCGGCACGCTGACCGTGGCCATCAGCGCGGATCCGCCCGCGCTGGACATCCATTCCACCACGGCCTACCTGACCGAGATCGTCGCCTGGCACGTGTTCGAGCCCCTGTTCACCTACGACAAGAACTTCCGGATCATTCCAATGCTTGCGGAGGGCTACAAGGTCGGAGACGGCGGCAAGGAGTACACGATCACGCTGCGGTCGAATGTGCGCTTCCACAACGGGCGAGTGATGACGCCCCGCGACGTCGTGGCGTCGTTGCAGCGATGGGTGAAGATGGCCGTGGTCGCGGTGCCGTTCTTCCGCGACGACATCGAGGCGATCGAGGCCAGGGGCGCCAGCACCGTTGTGATACGGCTCAAGCAGCCGTCCGGCATCCTGATCGCCGCGCTGGCGCAGCCGATCCAGCTCGCGGGGATCTACCAGCAGGCGGTAGCCGACGCCGCCGGCACGAAGCGGATCACCGAGCTCTCGGAGCTGATCGGAACCGGACCGTTCAAGTTCACGCGATGGGTGCCCGGCCAGGCGATCGAGCTCGAGCGGTTCGACGGATACTCGGCGCGCGCTGGGAGCCCCGACGGCTACGGTGGCCAGAAGGTGGCCTACGCCGACAAGCTGCGGTTCGTGATCGTTCCCGACGTGCAGACCCGCATCAACGGCGTGATGACCGGGCAGTACGACTACGCCGAGAGCATCACCCCGGACGCCTACGGCGACCTGCGCAACAATCCTAAGGTCCGCACCCTGATCCTCAAGCCCTACGGCCAGCCCATGGCGGTCTTCAACAAGCGCAGGGGGCTGTTCACCGACCGCCGGATGCGACAGGCGTTCCTGGCGGCCCTGGACATGAGCAAGATCATGGCGGGTACTTTCGGCAACCCGCTCATGTTCCGGGTGGACGGCAGCCTGATGTTCAAGGAGTCCCCCTGGTACTCCCGCGAGGGCCTGGGCCCCTACAACCGCCGCGACCTGGCCACGGCGCGCCGCCTGCTGGCCGAGGCCGGATACCGCGGCCAGCCCGTGCGGTGGATCACCAGCGCGGCCTTCGACTGGGCATACAAGCCGGCGCTGATCGCCTCCCAGCAACTCGAGGAGGCCGGGTTCAACATGGATCTTCAAGTTCTGGACTGGGCGACCGTGCTCTCGCGCCGGGCCAATCCCGATCTGTACGAGGTCTTCAGCACCTCGTTCATCTTCAGCCCGGGCGTGGACCCTCCGATCCAGCCGGTCATCATCGGCCCCACCTGGCCGGGATGGTGGACGACCGAGGAGAAGGACCGCCTGATCGGGCGGTTGATCCGCGAGCCCGACCCTGCGGCGCGCAAGCGTCTCTGGGAAGATGTCCAGCGGCTTTACTGGGAGGACGTGCCGGGCATCAAGTTCGGCGACTTCTTCAACCTGGCGATCGCGCGGCCCGGAGTGCAGGGACTGGCCACCCGGCCTGACCTATTCTTCTGGAACGTGTGGATCGCTCCTTAG
- a CDS encoding ABC transporter substrate-binding protein, which yields MSRERDLEQVLRELSPSTRREFLKRAAAMGITAAAAQAMLIKNPTIVTAGPSAKRGGTIRILSHQEVASLSPDDIGPTMQWNMITQIHNALVEVNDNFVVERVLASNYLASKDGMMYTFTLRKGVKFHDGTEFTADDAKYTYDFHMNPNNATIQGVLFKSVDKVETPDKYTVVVKMKEPNAAFLRQAATVLIVPARYHGRIGEKAYKAAPIGTGAFRLKEWRPAEFTVVEAFDQHFRGRPNADFFRQDIVPDPSVRSIALRTGTSDSSAWPLLSEDNLRFEADPGYTVFRTSSLATNHFPLNNDHPILSDKRVRQAMMHAIDRQRLIDDVFRGTAIIAHSIFPPALQYWYEKGVKQYPYSPDRARTMLEEAGWRMGPGGVRVKDGQRLSFTCAVITGDRARRPEAEITQQDLAGVGMEMRIVERPVATILSQLPKGELDASLFNWTYNAGGGEPDPSATLAVGAARNFSRFKNQRVEELLPAGLREVDPAKRKKIYSEIQKIVAEETPFLNIMYWDWFIIFNKRIKGLPASTQSGSTLIRDAYKWWIE from the coding sequence ATGAGCCGCGAACGCGATCTTGAACAGGTGCTGCGCGAGCTGAGTCCCTCGACGCGGCGGGAGTTCCTCAAACGGGCAGCCGCGATGGGTATCACGGCGGCCGCCGCCCAGGCCATGCTCATCAAGAACCCCACCATCGTGACCGCGGGGCCGAGCGCGAAGCGGGGGGGCACTATCCGTATCCTGAGCCACCAGGAGGTGGCCAGCCTTAGCCCCGACGACATAGGCCCCACGATGCAGTGGAACATGATCACGCAGATCCACAACGCGCTGGTCGAGGTCAATGACAACTTCGTTGTCGAGCGCGTGCTTGCCTCGAACTACCTGGCGTCGAAGGACGGGATGATGTACACCTTCACGCTGCGCAAGGGCGTGAAGTTCCACGACGGGACCGAGTTCACCGCCGACGACGCAAAGTACACCTACGACTTCCACATGAACCCGAACAACGCGACGATTCAGGGCGTCCTGTTCAAGAGCGTGGACAAGGTAGAGACCCCGGACAAGTACACGGTCGTGGTCAAGATGAAGGAGCCCAACGCCGCCTTCCTGCGGCAGGCGGCGACGGTCTTAATCGTCCCGGCCCGCTACCACGGCCGCATCGGCGAGAAGGCCTACAAGGCCGCCCCGATCGGAACCGGGGCGTTCAGGCTAAAGGAGTGGAGACCCGCGGAGTTCACGGTCGTCGAGGCGTTCGACCAGCATTTCCGGGGCAGGCCCAACGCAGACTTCTTCAGGCAGGACATCGTGCCGGACCCATCGGTGCGCTCGATCGCGCTGCGCACCGGAACCTCTGACTCGTCCGCCTGGCCCCTGCTGTCAGAGGATAACCTGCGCTTCGAGGCCGATCCGGGCTACACAGTGTTCCGCACGTCGAGCCTGGCGACCAACCACTTCCCGCTCAACAACGATCACCCCATTCTCTCAGACAAGCGCGTGCGGCAGGCCATGATGCACGCGATCGACCGCCAGCGTCTGATTGACGACGTCTTCCGCGGCACGGCGATAATCGCGCACTCCATCTTCCCCCCGGCGCTGCAGTACTGGTACGAGAAGGGCGTCAAGCAGTATCCCTACAGCCCCGACCGCGCCAGGACGATGCTGGAGGAGGCCGGCTGGCGGATGGGACCGGGCGGCGTGCGCGTAAAGGACGGGCAGCGACTCTCGTTCACCTGCGCGGTGATCACCGGCGACCGGGCACGCCGGCCTGAGGCCGAGATTACCCAGCAGGACCTGGCAGGGGTGGGGATGGAGATGCGAATCGTGGAGCGGCCCGTCGCCACCATCCTTTCCCAGCTTCCCAAGGGCGAGCTGGACGCCTCGCTGTTCAACTGGACCTACAACGCCGGCGGAGGCGAACCCGACCCGTCGGCCACCCTGGCCGTGGGCGCGGCGCGGAACTTCTCGCGGTTCAAGAACCAGCGGGTCGAGGAGTTGCTGCCTGCCGGGCTGCGTGAGGTAGACCCTGCCAAGCGCAAGAAGATCTACAGCGAGATCCAGAAGATCGTCGCCGAAGAGACCCCATTCCTCAACATCATGTACTGGGACTGGTTCATCATCTTCAACAAGCGGATCAAGGGGCTGCCCGCCTCGACGCAGTCCGGATCCACCCTCATCCGCGACGCCTACAAGTGGTGGATCGAGTAG
- a CDS encoding prephenate dehydrogenase, giving the protein MDGPAGTPGSFPRTAAVVGLGVIGGSLALRLRAVGVRVLGVDVDPDALDLAARRGAIDAGSADLDCVAEADLVIVATPLELVAATAIAAAKRMRRSSVLTDVGSVKAPIVTAVHAALPEGVHFVGGHPMAGNEGQGMAAASAELLDGRPFVLTPTALTAPEAVAAMQAFVVRLGMHPVILDPVAHDEMVAQVSHLPYLVSMALHRAVAADARAIGGPAHEEMTRIARSPAQMWAAICRANRDAILRALTRYEAELARLRRSVEDGAPEEGLIGGGEDRDTMGGRR; this is encoded by the coding sequence ATGGACGGGCCGGCCGGGACGCCCGGGTCATTTCCCCGCACCGCGGCCGTCGTCGGCCTGGGGGTGATCGGCGGGTCGCTGGCCCTGCGCCTGCGGGCGGTCGGGGTCCGCGTGCTCGGCGTTGACGTAGACCCCGACGCGCTCGATCTGGCAGCGCGCCGCGGCGCGATTGACGCCGGCAGCGCCGATCTCGACTGTGTGGCCGAAGCCGATCTCGTCATCGTGGCGACCCCGCTGGAGTTGGTGGCCGCCACGGCGATCGCCGCGGCCAAGCGGATGCGCCGTAGCTCCGTTCTTACTGACGTCGGGAGCGTGAAGGCGCCGATCGTCACTGCTGTTCACGCCGCACTACCTGAAGGGGTGCACTTCGTCGGCGGGCACCCCATGGCAGGGAACGAGGGACAGGGGATGGCCGCGGCAAGTGCCGAACTGCTCGACGGGCGCCCGTTTGTCCTGACGCCCACGGCGCTCACGGCGCCCGAGGCGGTTGCGGCGATGCAGGCGTTCGTGGTGCGCCTCGGCATGCATCCGGTGATACTCGATCCCGTGGCGCACGACGAGATGGTGGCACAGGTGAGCCACTTACCGTATCTTGTCAGCATGGCGCTCCACCGGGCGGTCGCCGCGGACGCCCGCGCAATCGGTGGTCCTGCGCACGAGGAGATGACGCGGATAGCACGCAGCCCCGCGCAGATGTGGGCCGCAATCTGCCGGGCCAACCGCGACGCGATTCTCCGCGCGCTGACGCGCTACGAGGCCGAGCTGGCGCGGCTGCGCAGGAGCGTCGAGGACGGGGCGCCGGAAGAGGGTCTCATCGGCGGTGGGGAGGATCGAGACACGATGGGAGGACGGCGATGA
- the aroF gene encoding 3-deoxy-7-phosphoheptulonate synthase, whose product MIVVMESGASERQVQAVVERIHGAGLNTHISVGVSRTVIGVVGDDRTKEILRESLEVAPGVERVVAILQPYKLVSREFIPQDTVVTAGGQPIGGARVAVIAGPCSVESREQILAAADGVKAAGATLLRGGAFKPRTSPYSFQGLEEEGLRLLAEARDRTGLPVVTEAMDAAQLELVVRYADMIQIGARNMQNYTLLREAGRARLPVLLKRGVSATIEELLMAAEYILSEGNYQVVLCERGIRGFNGHTRYTLDLSAIPVLKQLTHLPVLVDPSHGTGKWRYVAPMARAAVAAGADGLMVEVHPDPASALSDGPQSLNLENFAGLMASLRPIAGVLGREI is encoded by the coding sequence ATGATCGTCGTAATGGAATCCGGAGCGAGCGAACGCCAGGTGCAGGCCGTGGTCGAGCGGATCCACGGCGCGGGCCTGAATACCCACATCTCTGTCGGCGTGTCGCGCACGGTGATCGGCGTGGTCGGCGACGACCGCACCAAGGAGATCCTGCGCGAGTCGCTCGAGGTGGCCCCGGGCGTCGAGCGCGTGGTGGCGATCCTCCAGCCGTACAAGCTGGTGAGCCGGGAGTTCATCCCCCAGGACACCGTCGTGACCGCGGGGGGCCAACCGATCGGCGGCGCCCGCGTGGCCGTGATCGCCGGCCCGTGCTCTGTGGAGAGCCGCGAGCAGATCCTGGCCGCGGCCGACGGCGTCAAGGCGGCGGGCGCCACGCTCCTCCGGGGCGGCGCGTTCAAGCCCAGGACCTCGCCGTACTCCTTCCAGGGGCTGGAGGAAGAAGGGCTGCGCCTTCTCGCCGAGGCCCGCGATCGCACCGGCCTGCCTGTGGTGACAGAGGCGATGGACGCCGCGCAGCTCGAGCTCGTCGTGCGCTACGCCGATATGATCCAGATAGGCGCGCGGAACATGCAGAACTACACCCTGCTGCGTGAGGCCGGGCGCGCGCGGCTGCCGGTGCTGCTCAAGCGCGGCGTGAGCGCGACGATCGAAGAGCTGCTGATGGCCGCCGAGTACATCCTCAGCGAGGGAAACTACCAGGTTGTGCTGTGCGAGCGTGGCATCCGGGGGTTCAACGGGCACACCCGCTACACCCTCGACCTGTCCGCCATCCCCGTGCTCAAGCAGTTGACGCACCTGCCGGTCCTCGTGGACCCGAGCCACGGGACCGGGAAGTGGCGCTACGTCGCGCCGATGGCGCGGGCCGCGGTGGCCGCCGGCGCCGACGGCCTGATGGTCGAGGTGCACCCCGATCCCGCCAGCGCGCTCAGCGACGGCCCGCAGTCGCTGAACTTGGAGAACTTCGCCGGCCTGATGGCGTCGCTGCGGCCGATCGCCGGCGTCCTCGGCCGGGAGATCTAG
- a CDS encoding ABC transporter permease: MRAYLARRLAAMVPIVILVGTIVFLLIHLTPGDPAVIMLGPDAPDEAVTRLRQELGLDAPLLTQWFRWFQKVLVGDLGTSIFFGLPVTTTIRQHLLPTVLLSALAISISVGIGVPAGIISAVRRGSLMDQGVTLVAFLGVSVPEFWLALNLVLFFSVHLGLLPVAGYVSPTEGLWTSLRYMALPAFTMGFVQSALIARMTRAAMLDVVAQDYMRTARAKGLSSQRVTLRHAFPNALIAVVTVVGIIFSVMMGGNVVAETIFTIPGVGQLLITSVLRRDYPVIQGIVLLIAAAYVVINLLVDVVYAAVDPRIRY; encoded by the coding sequence ATGCGGGCCTACCTGGCACGCCGTCTTGCGGCGATGGTCCCGATCGTCATCCTGGTCGGGACCATCGTCTTCCTGCTCATTCACCTCACGCCCGGTGACCCCGCGGTAATAATGCTGGGGCCCGACGCCCCGGACGAGGCCGTGACACGGCTGCGCCAAGAACTGGGGCTGGATGCCCCGCTGCTCACCCAGTGGTTCCGGTGGTTCCAGAAGGTCCTGGTTGGCGATCTTGGGACGTCCATCTTCTTCGGCCTGCCGGTTACCACCACCATTCGCCAGCACCTGCTGCCCACGGTGCTCCTCAGCGCCCTGGCGATCTCCATATCGGTGGGCATCGGGGTACCGGCCGGCATCATCTCGGCGGTGCGGCGTGGCTCGTTGATGGACCAGGGGGTGACGCTCGTGGCCTTCCTGGGCGTGTCGGTGCCGGAGTTCTGGCTGGCGCTCAACCTGGTGCTGTTCTTCTCGGTCCACCTGGGGCTTCTGCCCGTGGCCGGCTACGTTTCGCCTACCGAAGGGCTGTGGACGAGTCTCAGGTACATGGCGCTGCCGGCTTTCACCATGGGGTTCGTCCAGTCCGCGCTGATCGCCCGCATGACGCGGGCGGCCATGCTGGACGTGGTTGCTCAGGACTACATGCGGACGGCACGGGCCAAAGGGCTGTCGTCGCAGCGGGTCACGCTCCGCCACGCCTTTCCCAATGCCCTCATCGCGGTGGTCACCGTGGTGGGGATTATCTTCTCGGTCATGATGGGCGGCAACGTTGTTGCGGAAACCATCTTCACGATCCCGGGCGTCGGGCAACTGCTGATCACCTCGGTTCTTAGGCGCGACTACCCGGTGATTCAGGGGATCGTGCTCCTCATTGCCGCCGCGTACGTCGTGATCAACCTGCTGGTGGACGTCGTCTACGCGGCCGTTGATCCTAGGATCCGGTACTGA
- a CDS encoding ABC transporter permease, whose amino-acid sequence MPRIPPPPRVVAEPISPWRLRWRMMLRRPIVILGGLILIGLFLTAALAPLLAPANPQRMEIADRLKPPSAVHPLGTDDFGRDVFSRVLYGIRLSLAIGTAVVVISTTIGLPVGLAAGYMPRLDNPLMRLMDALMAFPAVILAIALMAALGPSAVNVAVALGIVYSPRMARIIRGSVLVVREFEYVTAARSLGLSDAMIMARHVLPNCMSPAIVQGTFIFAYAVLGEALLSFLGAGVPPHIPSLGTILSGGRVYMGQAPWITVFPGLAIMLLVIGLNLFGDGLRDAFDPRLLRGGTA is encoded by the coding sequence ATGCCGCGCATCCCGCCTCCGCCGAGGGTCGTCGCCGAGCCGATCTCGCCGTGGCGGCTCCGGTGGCGCATGATGCTCCGGCGGCCGATCGTGATCCTGGGCGGCCTGATCCTCATCGGGCTGTTCCTGACGGCCGCGCTGGCCCCGCTGCTGGCGCCGGCCAACCCGCAGAGGATGGAGATCGCCGACCGCCTCAAACCTCCCTCGGCCGTTCACCCCCTGGGTACCGATGACTTCGGGAGGGACGTGTTCAGCCGGGTGCTCTACGGCATCCGCCTGTCGCTGGCCATCGGCACCGCGGTGGTGGTTATCAGCACCACGATCGGACTTCCGGTAGGCCTGGCTGCCGGCTACATGCCGCGGCTGGACAACCCACTGATGCGCCTCATGGACGCGCTGATGGCGTTTCCGGCCGTGATCCTCGCCATCGCCTTGATGGCGGCCCTGGGTCCGAGCGCGGTCAACGTGGCGGTAGCGCTGGGGATCGTCTACTCTCCCCGCATGGCCAGAATCATCCGCGGTAGCGTCCTGGTCGTCCGCGAGTTCGAGTACGTGACCGCGGCGCGCTCGCTGGGGCTCTCGGACGCCATGATCATGGCGCGCCACGTGCTGCCCAACTGCATGTCGCCGGCAATCGTCCAGGGCACATTCATCTTCGCCTACGCGGTGCTGGGGGAGGCGCTGCTGAGCTTCCTGGGCGCGGGCGTGCCGCCGCACATTCCAAGTCTGGGTACCATTCTGAGCGGCGGCCGTGTATACATGGGCCAGGCGCCGTGGATCACCGTCTTTCCCGGCCTGGCGATCATGCTTCTGGTGATCGGGCTGAACCTATTTGGCGACGGCCTGCGGGACGCGTTCGATCCTCGGCTCCTGCGGGGCGGGACCGCCTGA
- a CDS encoding 8-oxo-dGTP diphosphatase, whose amino-acid sequence MGIFTPRPHPDGPTAVYLRTLCFVFHGDALLLIHRQHEPDAGFWNAIGGKVDRGEDPLDAAQRELREEAGIDPPLEFRGVATAIVRSTGEHWEIFLFSARVEESTVVASHEGPLRWVPPDGLTALPIFPDIPLLLPYIREPHRPVVLAKFVYSTPDPGTLESADIR is encoded by the coding sequence ATGGGGATATTCACACCGCGCCCTCACCCTGATGGACCCACCGCGGTCTACCTGCGGACACTCTGTTTCGTCTTCCACGGCGACGCTCTGCTCCTGATCCACCGACAGCACGAGCCCGACGCCGGCTTCTGGAACGCCATCGGAGGCAAGGTGGACCGTGGAGAGGATCCTCTCGATGCCGCGCAGCGTGAGTTGAGGGAGGAAGCGGGCATTGATCCGCCCCTAGAGTTCCGCGGTGTGGCCACCGCCATCGTGCGCTCCACCGGTGAGCACTGGGAGATCTTCCTTTTCTCCGCGCGCGTGGAGGAAAGCACGGTCGTGGCCTCTCACGAGGGACCGCTGCGGTGGGTCCCGCCGGACGGGCTGACGGCGCTGCCGATCTTCCCCGATATCCCGCTCCTGCTGCCCTACATCAGGGAGCCGCACCGGCCGGTAGTGCTCGCCAAGTTCGTCTACTCGACCCCGGACCCGGGTACGCTGGAATCTGCGGACATAAGGTGA